One window from the genome of Borrelia puertoricensis encodes:
- a CDS encoding DUF759 family protein, with protein sequence MNTTKFTIKFKGVLDHASTRKSLESDISKLERLIKPKRSHLKSTKDILKHNLYEKKRELSKQNKYERLREGVEKFRLSETKKLIKLGYTFENARRKAFKHSLMSTKELRLLEYENLKRGRHKEIALNKTVQSSILKGASILKIAAGTALGNAVSSGASGIFSYAKKSLEDNAKLSKTHSITSKVFTEGEKKSLSGMLKGISGFERDLEREDFLNLAGIIRKELVFLGQNNESNLKKAVEFAAKLKSTGVVDDTNSATKAVVEFLQGKSGPLYDIMSSFKEFTGKYNERAAMEYDILAPGQALDYRSHKLKEVINDWNSLKFPTYSSSSEEAKSSLEKLNDTGSKLTAKVLEPLVTSLNKILDWALTFNFQTHVTDPLIKGIKSIFSLDALIARLKAILPKFLGGDGGKSLDKLKTEEDSSIRTP encoded by the coding sequence ATGAACACAACAAAATTTACAATTAAATTTAAAGGTGTACTTGATCACGCATCAACTCGCAAATCTTTAGAGAGCGACATTTCTAAACTAGAACGTTTAATTAAACCTAAGCGATCACATCTAAAGAGTACTAAGGATATATTAAAACACAATTTATATGAGAAGAAACGTGAACTATCTAAACAAAACAAATATGAACGTTTAAGGGAGGGTGTAGAAAAGTTTAGACTCAGTGAGACTAAAAAACTCATTAAGCTTGGATACACATTTGAAAACGCTAGGCGAAAAGCATTCAAGCATTCCTTAATGTCAACTAAAGAGCTAAGACTACTAGAATATGAAAATTTGAAACGTGGGCGGCACAAAGAAATAGCACTTAACAAAACCGTTCAAAGTAGTATTCTTAAAGGCGCTAGTATTTTAAAAATCGCTGCTGGGACTGCTCTTGGAAATGCTGTTAGTAGTGGTGCTTCGGGAATATTTAGTTATGCTAAGAAATCTTTAGAAGACAATGCAAAATTAAGTAAAACACATTCAATTACTTCAAAAGTATTTACAGAAGGTGAGAAGAAATCACTAAGTGGTATGCTTAAAGGAATTTCCGGATTTGAAAGGGATTTAGAGAGAGAAGATTTCCTAAACTTGGCTGGGATAATTAGAAAAGAACTCGTATTTTTAGGTCAAAACAATGAAAGTAATCTTAAAAAGGCAGTAGAATTTGCTGCAAAGCTTAAATCTACTGGGGTTGTTGATGATACTAACTCGGCTACCAAAGCAGTAGTAGAATTCTTGCAAGGTAAAAGCGGTCCTCTTTATGACATTATGAGCTCATTTAAAGAGTTTACTGGTAAATATAATGAACGAGCCGCAATGGAATATGACATACTAGCACCAGGCCAGGCCCTTGATTACAGAAGTCATAAACTAAAGGAAGTAATTAACGATTGGAACTCACTTAAATTTCCTACTTACTCAAGCTCGAGCGAAGAGGCTAAAAGTAGCTTAGAAAAGCTTAATGACACAGGTTCAAAACTTACTGCCAAGGTATTAGAACCGTTAGTTACTTCTTTAAACAAAATACTCGATTGGGCTTTAACGTTTAATTTTCAAACACATGTTACCGACCCTTTAATAAAGGGCATTAAAAGTATTTTTTCTCTAGACGCATTAATTGCAAGACTTAAAGCAATACTTCCTAAATTTTTAGGCGGAGATGGTGGTAAGAGTCTTGATAAACTTAAAACAGAAGAAGATTCAAGTATAAGGACACCTTAA
- a CDS encoding DUF1322 family protein: MKSSSNEYIQVLHETKLEYFKLLEEIKQNKYFFPIIMGVCTLNDVKTLNYKDLMEVNKISELKLEKQIFEMFLSKGVL, encoded by the coding sequence ATGAAAAGCAGTAGTAATGAGTATATACAAGTATTACATGAAACTAAGCTTGAATATTTTAAGCTACTTGAAGAGATAAAACAAAACAAATATTTCTTTCCAATTATCATGGGTGTTTGCACTTTAAATGACGTCAAAACACTAAATTATAAAGATTTAATGGAAGTTAACAAAATATCTGAACTTAAACTTGAAAAGCAAATATTTGAAATGTTCCTTAGTAAAGGTGTATTATGA